In Geotalea uraniireducens, the genomic window ATGTAGTTGTAAACCCCCTCGCAGTAGCCGTTCCAGTCGCCAAGCCACTTGTTCAGCGTCACACCCACGCCGGCATCGAATTCCCCGGTACCGAGCCCCTTGTCTTTGTCGGCGGTGGGGAACTTGACATAGGCTTCGGGGCGGATTTCAGGCACCGCATTCCTTTCCTGTACGACAATGTACCCCCCCTTGAGGACCAGGTCGCCGATGCCGCTCTGCGACTTGTTAACATCGAAGGTGGAGGCGAATGCCGATGAGCCCATACGTCGCGGCCCGGAGCTCTGCCCCTGTCCTCCCGACTGCATGGTGGCGGTCCTGAAACGGCCCATGCCGAAGGGGGTAGTCGTGCTGTTGCTCTGATACAGGTAGGGGATTTCCAACGAGAGGTCCAGGCGGTCCGTCGGATACCAGCCGAGTGTCAGTTTCGTGGTCACGGAGTCGGTCGTGATGCTGGTCCCGTAATCGCCGGTGCCGTACTCGACGCTGAGCGCCGCAAAATAGTTGGGTTGAGATTGTTCCTTGGGGGCCATTTTTTCCGCGGCATTGACCTGCAAGGGCGAGTAAAGCGCTAAAGCGAGAACTGAGGCAAGCAGGACCTTCTGGCTGGGTTCCATTTTCATCTCCTCAATTTGGCGGCAGAATGTAAGAACAGATCTTCAAAATTCTATCAGCTGGGACCGGCCCCGCAACTAGTTGCACAAAATTCATTTTAGATATCGTGGAAAGCTGTCATGAAAATTGGCCGGAAGGGTACGAATCGAGTCGGCGACAATCAACTCCTCGACATTCGGATAACAAGTACTGTTACAGCCAGTTAGCATTTTTCTTAAATTATGGCAGTACTCTTTTAATTTTGCTTATTAATACTGGTTAACTGGCGACGGGCCTGGATGGTGCAATTATTTTCTCGTGGAGGTGCAGAATCTTGCGCCGGTCATTCAGTAAGGTGTTCCAACTTTTCTGTTAACGTGCCGAAATAACATGCGATAGCAGTCGTATTTGTCGTTGGCACAGGCCGTGTAATATCCCCTGGCAGGAAGTCAACCACAGGGAGGTTCATCACAATGAAAAGAAACACGACTATTTCGGCAGTACTGGTCTTTGCATCGTTGGCGCTTGCCGGCCAGGCGTTCGCCTTCGGTGGCGGCATGGGGGGAGGCGGAGGCTTTAGCCGGGGCGGCGGTTTTGGCGGCGGCAATGCCTTCAACCACCAGCGGAGCACGTCCAACTCCCAGTCCCGCAGCAGGTTCTCCGGCAACAATTCCGGCCGGCATCTCGCTCTCGGGCAGCAGAACGGCAGTCGGAGCGGGTCGGGCTCTTCCATGGCCGGATCTTCCGGGAGAGCCACGCAGGGGATGAATGGCGTCACCTCGGGGCAGGGTGGATCAGGGGCATCGGCCTCCGGCATGAGTTCATCCAGCCGATCGGGCAGCCAGCACGCCCAGAATCGGCGGACGGGCGGCTCGAATTCAGCCCGGGGGCACAGCGGTTCTTCTTCTCCTGCTAGTGGCACCAATTCCGGTCAGCAGGGGTAATGGAGACTTCAGCCGACAGGTAAAAGTCGGACGAGGGGCTGTTTGGCGGACAACAGCCCCTCGTTTCCTGAATCGCCGGGTAATAGGAACATGATTTGAGACCCGCACAACGGGTTACGAGGATACTATGAAAAAGTTAGTTATCGGTCTGTTGAGTGTAGCGCTGCTCACTATTTCGGTAGCCGGCGCTCATGCTGCCAACGTCAATCTGGGGATCAACTTTGGCAACTTCCTGGTTTCGGTGGGTGCCTATCCCGACCAGCCGCCCGAATTCGTCGCGCAGCCCGGGTTAGGTTTTTACGCTGCTGTCGGCGTCCCGTACGACATGTTCTACGCGGGCAGCCGTTATTATCTGTGTCGGGACGACATCTGGTACGCGGCGCCTTATTACAACGGGCCGTGGGTACAGGTCGGCTTCAGCGCGCTCCCTTGGGGGCTCCGCAGGTACCCGATCGGCAGGCTGCGCTATCTCAGGGCTGAACGAATGGGTCATTACCGCGACGGCGACGACGACGGCTACCGGTATTATCGCCCCGAATGGCGGGGACCCATGCAGGCCCGATGGGAGGGCAGGAGACACGGCATGGGGTGGTAACGGCGTAGAGTGTGCCCGGAGCAATTGGGCGGGTTTCCCTCACCGGTTCTGGAGCAGCTTGTCAGACATGCCGGCCCGGTAGCCCCCAACCGGGGAGCGGAAGCCGATGGCCAGCCGGTTCCGGCCGTTGATGGCGACGATCGCCAGGCTGAGATTCACCAGCTCGGCCTCGCTGAACTGGCGGCGCGCCTCCTCGTATGTCTCGTCAGGGGCGTGGGTCTCGGCGATCAGGGGCAACGCCTCTGTCCAGGCGAGGGCCGCCCGTTCCCGCTCGCTGAAGAAGGGGGGCTCCCGCCAGGCGTTGAGCAGGTAGAGCCGCTGCTCGGTTTCTCCCGTTGCCCGGGCATCCTTCGAGTGCATGTCCAGACAATAGGCGCAGCCGTTGATCTGCGGCGCCCGCATCCGTACCAGATCCAGCAGCGAGGCCTCCAGCCCGCAGTCGTGCAGGTATCTTTCCAGACCGAGCATCACCTGCCCGGCGCCCGGTGCAACCTTCCTGAGATTGATTCTTGCAGCCATGATGTGCCTCCTTCCTTCCGAACCAGCCGGGGGAAGAACGTCCCGGTCCGATGTGCGGCGTGACTTCGCCCCGGAGTTCCCCAATTTATTTCAGCTCATTATCTGTCCAACGGGGCACTCCCCTGCCTTTTTGGGAGATCGGCGCCAGTAAGTCACCGGTATCTATATGTAGATGCTTGTATTCTGTATG contains:
- a CDS encoding carboxymuconolactone decarboxylase family protein encodes the protein MAARINLRKVAPGAGQVMLGLERYLHDCGLEASLLDLVRMRAPQINGCAYCLDMHSKDARATGETEQRLYLLNAWREPPFFSERERAALAWTEALPLIAETHAPDETYEEARRQFSEAELVNLSLAIVAINGRNRLAIGFRSPVGGYRAGMSDKLLQNR
- a CDS encoding transporter, with protein sequence MEPSQKVLLASVLALALYSPLQVNAAEKMAPKEQSQPNYFAALSVEYGTGDYGTSITTDSVTTKLTLGWYPTDRLDLSLEIPYLYQSNSTTTPFGMGRFRTATMQSGGQGQSSGPRRMGSSAFASTFDVNKSQSGIGDLVLKGGYIVVQERNAVPEIRPEAYVKFPTADKDKGLGTGEFDAGVGVTLNKWLGDWNGYCEGVYNYIGKSSDFQLKDYFSYDLGVGYQVTDRFLPALALKGTTNPGDGSPPYCQLRETALYKISDRWGVNGYLGEGLTDGTPSFALGAEVNYQF